The following are from one region of the Kwoniella dendrophila CBS 6074 chromosome 6, complete sequence genome:
- a CDS encoding 5-aminolevulinic acid synthase — protein MQVTSLLRYSGVCPFLGHSTASSLRSMASTNVNSNISSLTAKAMTCPMMGPKLASISQARTYASVAGNREVEEMHKQKNVSFNNAEAAKCPHAQAAREAAVNVKETARDVGRFNYEKFYDAELQKKHKDKSYRYFNNINRLAAKFTIAHTSNVKDEVNVWCANDYLGMSKNPVVLGTMKRTLDRYGAGAGGTRNIAGNGALHLSLEDELASLHRKDAALVFSSCYVANDACLATIGAKLPGCVIFSDSMNHASMIQGIRHSGAKKVIFKHNDMADLEAKLQAVPKETPKLIAFESVYSMCGSVAPIEAICDLADKYGAITFLDEVHAVGMYGPNGAGVAEHLDYDAHNATRLSSEPVKGSVQDRIDIITGTLGKAYGVVGGYIAGSSDLVDVVRSYAPGFIFTTSLPPAIVAGAQASIAYQREYKGDRRLQQLNTREVKKQLDELDIPVVPNPSHIIPVLVGDAELAKKASDMLLSEHQIYVQSINYPTVAVGEERLRITPTPGHSTEQIKHLVDSVNSVFNKLNLKRISDWKAIGGRAGVGAPGSIPPENVWSDKQLGLNDGSAPQRLTKGEKGIVKDQAVEVAQKRLTHLLGADAGPALASIPYV, from the exons ATGCAAGTAACTTCATTATTGAGATATTCTGGAGTTTGTCCTTTTTTAGGACACTCCACTGCATCATCACTTCGATCGATGGCATCAACCAATGTAAATTCGAATATTTCAAGCTTAACCGCAAAAGCTATGACTTGTCCTATGATGGGTCCAAAATTAGCTTCAATCTCACAAGCTAGAACTTATGCTTCTGTCGCTGGAAAtagagaagttgaagaaatgcATAAA CAAAAGAATGTGTCATTCAACAACgctgaagctgctaaatGCCCACACGCTCAAGCTGCTAGAGAAGCTGCTGTAAATGTGAAGGAAACTGCTCGTGATGTAGGCAGATTCAACTACGAGAAGTTCTATGATGCTGAATTGCAAAAGAAACACAAAGACAA GTCATATCGATACTTTAACAACATCAATCGACTCGCCGCCAAATTTACCATCGCCCATACCTCCAACGTGAAAGATGAAGTCAATGTATGGTGTGCGAATGATTATTTAGGTATGAGTAAGAATCCAGTGGTGCTTGGTACCATGAA ACGTACACTCGATCGGTACGGTGCAGGAGCAGGAGGTACCCGAAACATCGCTGGTAATGGTGCATTACATCTTTCACTTGAAGACGAACTAGCTTCTCTTCATAGAAAAGATGCTGCACTTGTATTCTCATCCTGTTACGTCGCCAATGACGCATGTCTTGCGACTATCGGGGCCAAATTACCTGGATGTGTCATTTTCTCCGATTCAATGAACCATGCTTCCATGATCCAAGGTATCAGACACTCGGGAGCCAAGAAAGTCATCTTCAAACACAACGATATGGCTGACTTGGAAGCCAAACTTCAAGCTGTACCCAAAGAAACACCTAAATTGATCGCTTTCGAAAGTGTATATTCAATGTGTGGATCGGTCGCTCCCATCGAAGCTATCTGTGACCTCGCCGATAAATACGGCGCTATCACTTTCTTAGATGAAGTACACGCCGTCGGAATGTACGGTCCTAACGGTGCTGGTGTTGCCGAACACCTCGATTACGATGCTCATAACGCCACTCGACTTTCCTCTGAACCAGTCAAAGGAAGTGTTCAAGATAGAATCGACATCATTACCGGTACCCTTGGTAAAGCTTATGGTGTAGTTGGTGGTTACATTGCCGGTTCATCCGATCTAGTTGATGTTGTTAGATCTTATGCTCCtggattcatcttcacaacTTCCCTTCCACCTGCCATCGTTGCTGGTGCCCAAGCTTCAATTGCTTATCAAAGAGAATACAAAGGTGATAGAAGATTACAACAACTCAATACCAGAGAAGTtaaaaaacaattagatgaattggataTTCCAGTTGTACCTAATCCATCACATATCATTCCAGTTTTGGTTGGTGatgctgaattagctaagaAAGCATCCGATATGTTATTATCAGAACATCAAATTTATGTTCAGTCAATCAATTATCCAACCGTTGCTGTtggtgaagaaagattaagaatTACACCTACACCTGGACACTCAACTGAACAAATTAAGCATTTAGTTGATTCAGTCAATTCTGTATTCAACAAATTAAACCTCAAGAGAATATCAGATTGGAAAGCCATTGGTGGTAGAGCAGGTGTAGGAGCACCAGGTTCTATACCACCTGAAAATGTTTGGTCAGATAAACAATTAGGTTTAAACGATGGTTCTGCTCCACAAAGATTaacaaaaggtgaaaagggaATCGTAAAAGATCAAGCTGTAGAAGTTGCACAAAAAAGATTAACTCATCTTTTAGGTGCTGATGCTGGTCCTGCTCTAGCTTCTATCCCTTATGTCTAG
- a CDS encoding NAD(P)H:quinone oxidoreductase, type IV, giving the protein MIETNFDRSHLCCWSTKAVIAVAFYSTYGHIDALAAEVIKGAESTGAIVKPYVIQETLPQEVLTKMYANTSLQSKYPAIKPEDLKEIDGLILGAPTRYGRLPSQVDAFFDHTGGLWAAGGLVGKFATLFTSAAGQHSGHESTALTTFPFFAHHGMSYVPIGYSNPLLGEIEPVQGGSPYGASTVAGADGSLQPTATDLKIAEHQGKYFANFVGTFVKGRQAATSASTSASAPAAVPAGTSSAKAVPDLAPPLPVGTTTLTGTSKSGSEKIAGEPVPAAETEKETNGYSVNDATEKSTADAAPAQASGASTPGTTKATATPAEKATPTEKAAPAPTPAPAATTASVPAKKAEPKPKKKGFFSCCGDSGIDK; this is encoded by the exons ATGATTGAGACTAATTTTGATAGATCCCATCTTTGTTGTTG GTCTACCAAAGCAGTTATTGCCGTAGCTTTCTATTCAACCTATGGTCACATCGATGCACTTGCTGCGGAGGTGATTAAAGGTGCTGAATCAACCGGAGCTATCGTTAAGCCTTATGTCAT TCAAGAAACCCTTCCCCAAGAGGTACTCACCAAGATGTACGCCAACACATCACTTCAATCTAAATATCCTGCTATCAAACCAGAAGATTTGAAGGAGATTGATGGTTTAATTTTAGGTGCTCCTACTAG ATACGGTCGACTTCCTAGTCAAGTTGATGCCTTTTTCGATCATACTGGTGGATTATGGgctgcaggtggtttagtaGGGAAATTTGCTACTCTTTTCACCTCTGCTGCTGGTCAACATAGTGGGCACGAA TCAACTGCTTTGACtactttccctttcttcGCCCATC ACGGTA TGTCATACGTACCAATTG GTTACTCCAATCCATTACTAGGTGAAATTGAACCTGTACAAGGTGGTTCACCATATGGAGCGTCAACTGTTGCAGGTGCAGATGGAAGTCTACAGCCAACCGCTACTGATCTCAAGATCGCTGAGCATCAAGGTAAA TACTTCGCCAATTTTGTTGGAACTTTCGTTAAAGGAAGACAAGC CGCTACTTCAGCTTCCACTTCAGCCTCGGCTCCTGCCGCTGTTCCCGCTGGTACTTCTTCGGCCAAAGCAGTTCCAGATCTCGCCCCACCTTTACCAGTTGGCACTACCACCCTCACTGGTACCTCTAAATCCGGTTCAGAGAAAATCGCTGGCGAACCTGTACCTGCAGCTGAAACTGAAAAGGAAACAAATGGTTATTCAGTAAATGACGCCACTGAAAAATCAACTGCTGATGCTGCACCTGCTCAAGCTTCTGGTGCATCCACTCCAGGAACAACCAAAGCTACCGCTACTCCAGCAGAAAAAGCGACTCCAACAGAAAAGGCAGCTCCGGCTcctacacctgcacctgctGCCACAACAGCATCAGTTccagctaaaaaagctgaaccaaagccaaagaaaaaaggtttcttctcttgttgTGGCGATTCTGGTATCGATAAATAA